A genomic window from Shewanella vesiculosa includes:
- the rpoZ gene encoding DNA-directed RNA polymerase subunit omega yields the protein MARVTVEDAVNKIGNRFDMILVAARRARQIAVQGKEPMVDEMNDKPTVVALREIELGLVTSNTLDADERQTVREREAAEIAAVAAIAEGRVL from the coding sequence ATGGCTCGCGTAACTGTAGAAGACGCCGTAAATAAAATCGGCAACCGTTTTGATATGATCCTGGTTGCAGCGCGTCGTGCACGCCAAATCGCCGTCCAAGGTAAAGAACCTATGGTTGATGAGATGAATGATAAACCAACGGTTGTCGCATTACGTGAAATCGAATTAGGTTTAGTCACCTCTAACACTTTAGATGCTGATGAGCGCCAAACTGTTCGTGAACGTGAAGCAGCTGAAATTGCCGCTGTAGCAGCCATAGCAGAAGGCCGCGTTTTATAA
- the spoT gene encoding bifunctional GTP diphosphokinase/guanosine-3',5'-bis pyrophosphate 3'-pyrophosphohydrolase, with protein sequence MYLFEGLKESASSYLEPDQVELLKQAYLVARDAHEGQMRTSGEPYITHPVAVSRILADMRLDHESLMAALLHDTIEDTPVTKEELTELFGADVAELVEGVSKLDKIKFRDRKEAQAENFRKMMMAMTQDIRVILIKLADRTHNMRTLGALRPDKRRRIARETLEIYAPIANRLGIHNIKIELEDLGFQAYYPMRHRVIRDVVKAARGNRKELINSIEVAIETRLEEAGIPTKVKGREKNLYSIYRKMRSKELQFQEVMDIYAFRVIVDSIDTCYRVLGAMHGLYKPRPGRFKDYIAIPKANGYQSLHTSLFGPHAVPVEVQIRTEEMDQMADKGVAAHWMYKNNTDAAQQSTSQVRAHKWMQSLLELQQSASSSFEFVENVKTELFPEEIYVFTPEGRILELPVNATAVDFAYEVHTDVGNTCVGARVNRQAYPLSQPLISGQTVEIITAKGARPNAAWLNFVVTGKARGKIRQVLKSLKGDNAIALGKRLLNHALGDTKLETIPAELLEKVIKETKHTSLDSLLADIGLGNAMSIVIAQRLVGEQFDSQDSNKERPQMPIRGAEGMLVTYANCCRPIPGDAVIAHVSPGKGLVVHMESCANIRGYQGEPDKYISVHWDNVEGVEYQANLRVEIVNHQGALAKITSIIASAGSNIHNLSTEERDGRVYLINLRISVKDRVHLANVMRRIRVLPEVLRTSRNR encoded by the coding sequence TTGTATCTGTTTGAAGGTCTAAAAGAGTCAGCATCCAGCTATCTAGAGCCGGATCAAGTAGAATTACTCAAGCAGGCCTATTTGGTTGCGCGTGATGCCCACGAAGGGCAAATGCGCACAAGTGGCGAGCCTTATATCACCCATCCCGTTGCGGTTAGCCGCATCTTGGCAGACATGCGCCTCGATCATGAGTCGCTTATGGCTGCCTTGCTTCATGACACCATTGAAGATACACCGGTAACCAAAGAAGAACTCACTGAGTTATTTGGTGCTGATGTTGCCGAACTGGTTGAAGGTGTTTCCAAGCTTGATAAAATCAAGTTTCGTGACAGAAAAGAAGCCCAAGCAGAAAACTTCCGTAAAATGATGATGGCAATGACTCAAGATATTCGAGTTATCCTCATCAAATTGGCCGACCGCACCCACAATATGCGCACATTAGGCGCTCTTCGCCCTGATAAGCGTCGTCGTATTGCTCGCGAAACGTTAGAAATATATGCTCCAATTGCTAATCGATTAGGTATTCATAATATTAAAATCGAACTTGAAGATCTCGGTTTTCAAGCCTATTATCCTATGCGACACAGAGTGATCCGCGATGTCGTAAAAGCAGCTCGTGGTAATCGTAAAGAACTGATTAACAGTATTGAAGTGGCTATTGAAACACGCCTTGAAGAAGCTGGAATTCCCACTAAAGTCAAAGGCCGTGAGAAAAACCTCTATTCAATCTATCGAAAGATGCGCAGTAAAGAACTTCAATTTCAAGAGGTTATGGATATATATGCGTTCCGCGTTATCGTCGACTCTATTGATACCTGCTATCGCGTATTAGGTGCTATGCACGGATTATACAAGCCGCGCCCTGGACGTTTTAAAGATTATATCGCCATTCCAAAAGCCAACGGTTACCAATCACTGCATACCTCGTTATTTGGCCCCCATGCGGTGCCTGTTGAAGTGCAAATTCGTACCGAAGAAATGGATCAAATGGCCGACAAAGGTGTCGCTGCACATTGGATGTACAAAAACAATACCGATGCGGCTCAACAAAGCACTTCTCAAGTTCGCGCTCATAAATGGATGCAAAGTTTGCTGGAATTACAGCAAAGTGCTAGCAGCTCATTTGAATTTGTTGAAAACGTTAAAACGGAATTATTCCCTGAAGAAATCTACGTATTTACTCCAGAAGGTCGTATCTTAGAATTACCAGTCAATGCCACGGCGGTCGATTTTGCCTACGAAGTGCATACTGATGTGGGCAATACCTGTGTTGGCGCACGTGTTAATCGTCAAGCATACCCGCTGAGCCAACCATTAATTTCAGGGCAAACCGTTGAAATTATTACCGCCAAAGGTGCCCGCCCTAATGCTGCATGGCTAAATTTTGTGGTAACGGGTAAAGCCCGAGGTAAAATCCGTCAGGTATTAAAGAGTCTTAAAGGCGATAATGCTATCGCATTAGGCAAACGTTTATTAAACCATGCCTTGGGTGATACCAAGCTGGAAACTATTCCCGCTGAATTACTTGAGAAAGTGATCAAAGAAACCAAACACACATCATTAGACTCGCTGCTAGCAGATATTGGCTTAGGCAATGCCATGAGTATTGTGATTGCCCAGCGCTTGGTTGGTGAGCAGTTTGATTCTCAAGACAGCAATAAAGAACGACCACAAATGCCAATTCGCGGTGCCGAAGGTATGTTGGTCACTTACGCCAATTGCTGCCGCCCAATCCCTGGCGATGCGGTCATTGCTCATGTGAGCCCAGGCAAAGGTCTGGTAGTGCACATGGAAAGCTGCGCCAATATTCGCGGCTATCAAGGCGAGCCAGATAAGTACATTTCAGTACATTGGGACAACGTAGAAGGGGTTGAATACCAAGCTAACTTACGCGTTGAAATTGTAAACCACCAAGGTGCGTTGGCAAAAATCACTTCGATCATTGCTTCTGCTGGTTCTAACATTCACAACCTCAGCACAGAAGAACGTGATGGCCGTGTATATCTGATTAATTTACGTATTTCAGTCAAAGATCGCGTTCATCTTGCAAACGTTATGCGCAGGATCCGTGTTTTACCTGAAGTCTTACGCACTTCGCGTAACCGCTAA
- the gmk gene encoding guanylate kinase, which produces MSTRGNLFIVSAPSGAGKSSLISALLKDTPSDKQVSVSHTTRKPRPGEVDGQHYHFVTVEQFKALIDQNAFIEWAEVFGNFYGTSKTVIEHTLANGIDVFLDIDWQGGEQVKKLMPYAIGVFILPPSKTELERRLTGRGQDSQQVIDSRMAQAVSEMSHYAQYEFVIVNNDFDDALTDLNAIIRSQRLTCASQQHTHNDMLIDLLAD; this is translated from the coding sequence ATGAGCACTCGTGGAAATCTTTTTATTGTGTCAGCCCCCAGTGGCGCAGGTAAATCATCACTTATATCAGCACTATTAAAAGATACACCATCTGATAAACAGGTTTCAGTGTCACACACGACCCGTAAACCTCGCCCTGGCGAAGTCGATGGCCAACATTATCATTTTGTCACTGTTGAGCAATTTAAAGCATTAATTGACCAAAACGCCTTTATTGAATGGGCTGAAGTCTTTGGCAATTTTTATGGCACCTCCAAAACCGTCATTGAACACACTTTGGCTAATGGTATCGACGTCTTTCTAGATATCGACTGGCAAGGTGGTGAACAAGTTAAAAAACTAATGCCATATGCGATTGGGGTATTTATTTTACCGCCATCGAAAACTGAACTAGAGCGTCGTTTAACTGGTCGAGGCCAAGACAGCCAACAAGTGATTGATTCACGCATGGCACAAGCGGTTTCTGAAATGTCACATTACGCACAATATGAATTTGTGATTGTAAATAATGATTTTGATGACGCCCTAACTGATTTAAACGCCATTATTCGCAGCCAAAGACTAACCTGTGCTAGTCAGCAGCATACCCACAATGATATGCTTATTGATCTCTTGGCAGACTAA